A window of the Egibacter rhizosphaerae genome harbors these coding sequences:
- a CDS encoding heavy-metal-associated domain-containing protein gives MITEQITVPEIHCGHCKSSIEGALQPLDGVLRAEVDVDARSVTVDFDPETIDRAGLIGTIEDQGYDVRQ, from the coding sequence ATGATCACCGAGCAGATCACCGTCCCGGAGATCCACTGCGGCCACTGCAAGAGTTCCATCGAGGGCGCCCTGCAGCCCCTCGACGGGGTCCTGCGCGCCGAGGTCGACGTCGACGCCCGCAGCGTGACCGTGGACTTCGACCCCGAGACCATCGACCGGGCCGGCCTCATCGGCACCATCGAGGATCAGGGCTACGACGTGCGGCAGTAG
- a CDS encoding xanthine dehydrogenase family protein molybdopterin-binding subunit has protein sequence MESSSSLAGSGNVPGDGRVPGAGAAPRREDARFITGRARYVENLDVPGAGWAQFVRSPVAHARLGEIDTAEAAAMPGVLAVHHAGDLDLPDLPAPDGLTTLDRPVLARDVVRFVGEAVAIVVAESRAAAEDAAELVMVDYEPLESVTDPEDALAEDAPVLFPGHGTNLVVERDDGDEDPLADAELVVEGRFENQRVAAVPLEPNAALVVPEGDGLTAWVSTQVPFRIRDQLADAVGLDREKVAVVAPDVGGGFGAKLLCYPEYVAVAAVARRLGRPVRWVEGRSESMSAMAHGRGHIQHVRVGARRDGTLTGFAIDVVTDAGAYPTLSGLRMPGRSYLMACGPYRVPRVGFRARTVATTTTPIAAYRGAGRPEATALVERAVDLVAAELGLDPAEVRRRNLLPPEAFPHETATGATYDGGDYPGVLEQALHRVDYEALRREQAERRAAGDRALLGIGLSTYVEVTGSVGDEFADVEVTPDEIVVRIGVSPHGQGHETAFAQVVSGLFGVSPGDVRVVHSDTREVGSGKGTMGSRSLQIGGSAAVQSARSVVARARRLVAHLREASVDDVELDGTGGLWVRGSPETRIGWFELAELAADPDRLPAGTEPGLRAAETFTQERPTYPSGTHVAVVEVDADTGFVSLRQFLAADDAGRVLNPLLAEGQRHGGLAQGIAQALFEELPYDEDGNPLAANLINYLVPGAPDLPDFDLLTPETPTDLNPLGARGVGEATTIGSPPAVQNAAVDALAHLGVRHVDLPLTPQRVWRALREATTA, from the coding sequence ATGGAATCCTCATCGAGTCTCGCAGGCAGCGGCAACGTTCCCGGTGACGGTCGGGTTCCGGGAGCGGGTGCGGCGCCGCGTCGCGAGGACGCGCGCTTCATCACCGGTCGGGCTCGTTACGTCGAGAACCTCGACGTCCCCGGCGCCGGGTGGGCGCAGTTCGTGCGGTCGCCCGTCGCCCATGCGCGGCTCGGGGAGATCGACACGGCGGAGGCCGCTGCCATGCCGGGCGTGCTCGCGGTCCACCACGCAGGTGACCTCGACCTGCCCGACCTACCGGCGCCCGACGGCCTGACCACGCTCGATCGCCCGGTACTGGCCCGCGACGTGGTCCGGTTCGTCGGCGAGGCGGTGGCCATCGTGGTCGCGGAGAGCCGCGCTGCCGCCGAGGACGCCGCCGAGCTCGTGATGGTCGACTACGAACCGCTGGAGTCGGTGACCGATCCCGAGGACGCGCTGGCCGAGGACGCGCCGGTGTTGTTCCCGGGGCACGGCACCAACCTCGTCGTTGAACGCGACGACGGCGATGAGGACCCGCTCGCCGACGCCGAGCTCGTCGTCGAGGGGCGCTTCGAGAACCAGCGTGTCGCCGCCGTGCCGCTGGAGCCGAATGCCGCGCTCGTGGTGCCCGAGGGCGACGGGCTGACCGCCTGGGTGTCGACGCAGGTGCCGTTCCGTATCCGCGACCAACTCGCCGACGCGGTCGGTCTCGACCGCGAGAAAGTCGCGGTGGTCGCACCGGACGTCGGCGGCGGTTTCGGGGCGAAGCTGCTCTGCTACCCGGAGTACGTCGCGGTCGCGGCCGTCGCTCGCCGGCTGGGGCGTCCGGTGCGCTGGGTGGAGGGTCGGTCCGAGTCGATGTCGGCGATGGCCCACGGACGAGGGCACATCCAGCACGTCCGCGTCGGCGCGCGCCGCGACGGGACCCTGACCGGGTTCGCGATCGACGTGGTCACCGACGCGGGGGCGTACCCCACGCTGTCGGGCCTGCGCATGCCCGGTCGGAGCTACCTCATGGCCTGCGGCCCGTACCGCGTGCCGCGCGTCGGCTTCCGAGCGCGAACCGTCGCGACGACGACCACGCCGATCGCGGCCTACCGCGGGGCGGGCCGGCCGGAGGCCACGGCGCTCGTCGAGCGCGCCGTCGACCTCGTCGCGGCCGAGCTCGGCCTCGACCCCGCCGAGGTGCGCCGCCGCAACCTCCTCCCCCCCGAGGCCTTCCCCCACGAGACGGCCACCGGTGCCACGTACGACGGCGGCGACTATCCCGGGGTGCTCGAGCAGGCGCTTCACCGGGTCGACTACGAGGCGCTGCGGCGCGAGCAGGCCGAGCGCCGCGCTGCGGGCGACCGTGCGCTGCTCGGCATCGGGCTGTCCACCTACGTCGAGGTGACCGGCTCGGTGGGGGACGAGTTCGCCGACGTCGAGGTCACCCCCGACGAGATCGTCGTGCGGATCGGCGTCTCCCCCCACGGACAGGGGCACGAGACGGCGTTCGCGCAGGTCGTCAGCGGGCTGTTCGGTGTCTCCCCCGGCGACGTGCGGGTCGTGCACTCCGACACCCGTGAGGTGGGCTCCGGCAAGGGGACGATGGGGTCGCGGTCGCTGCAGATCGGCGGCTCGGCGGCGGTGCAGTCGGCGCGTTCGGTCGTCGCGCGGGCCCGGCGCCTCGTCGCCCACCTGCGCGAGGCCTCGGTGGACGACGTCGAGCTCGACGGCACCGGCGGATTGTGGGTGCGCGGCTCGCCGGAGACGCGCATCGGGTGGTTCGAGCTCGCGGAACTGGCGGCGGACCCCGACCGGTTGCCGGCGGGGACCGAGCCGGGGCTGCGCGCTGCGGAGACGTTCACCCAGGAGCGCCCCACGTACCCGTCGGGGACCCACGTCGCGGTCGTCGAGGTGGACGCCGACACCGGATTCGTGTCGTTGCGGCAGTTCCTGGCCGCCGACGACGCCGGACGGGTGCTCAACCCGCTGCTCGCGGAAGGGCAACGCCACGGTGGCCTCGCCCAGGGCATCGCCCAGGCGCTGTTCGAGGAGCTGCCGTACGACGAGGACGGAAACCCCTTGGCCGCGAACCTCATCAACTACCTGGTGCCCGGCGCCCCCGACCTGCCGGACTTCGACCTGCTGACCCCCGAGACCCCCACCGACCTCAACCCGCTCGGCGCCCGGGGGGTGGGGGAGGCCACGACGATCGGCTCGCCCCCGGCGGTGCAGAACGCCGCCGTCGACGCGCTCGCCCACCTCGGCGTGCGCCACGTCGACCTCCCCCTCACCCCGCAGCGGGTCTGGCGGGCCCTGCGCGAGGCCACGACGGCCTAG
- a CDS encoding thioesterase family protein, with translation MTAFYEPDGPWGRPSDPEPARAATAEADRTAAGAARRVRATELTRGPWGEAQHGGPVAALLGGAIERATTEVDGLVARIAVELLRPVPIGALTVSAEVPRPGRRAAWALARVEASEGDGPAEVARAHAWVLRTEDGDAPTVEDPPPPPPEEGAEQPFYPMAGTGFVDAVDVRFTRGEWVASGPATAWFRLRVPVIADEEPSPLQRALVAGDCGNGISGAVDFATHTYVNPDLTVALHRAPRGEWVAIDARTTVGPGGIGLARTTIADRQGVVGAGSQSLLVRSRHGPAHATA, from the coding sequence GTGACCGCGTTCTACGAACCCGACGGCCCGTGGGGGCGACCGAGCGACCCGGAGCCGGCGCGAGCCGCCACGGCGGAGGCCGACCGGACGGCCGCCGGTGCGGCGCGGCGGGTGCGAGCCACCGAGCTGACGCGGGGCCCGTGGGGCGAGGCCCAGCACGGCGGGCCGGTCGCCGCGCTGCTCGGCGGCGCGATCGAGCGAGCGACCACCGAGGTGGACGGGCTCGTGGCGCGGATCGCCGTCGAGCTCCTGCGGCCGGTGCCCATCGGGGCGCTGACCGTCTCGGCCGAGGTGCCTCGCCCGGGACGGCGGGCGGCGTGGGCGCTCGCCCGCGTCGAGGCGTCCGAGGGGGACGGCCCGGCCGAGGTCGCCCGCGCCCACGCGTGGGTGCTGCGCACCGAGGACGGGGACGCGCCGACCGTCGAGGACCCGCCTCCGCCACCGCCCGAGGAGGGCGCGGAGCAGCCCTTCTACCCCATGGCGGGCACGGGGTTCGTCGACGCCGTCGACGTGCGATTCACCCGCGGCGAGTGGGTCGCGAGCGGACCCGCCACCGCGTGGTTCCGGTTGCGCGTGCCGGTGATCGCCGACGAGGAGCCCTCGCCGCTGCAACGCGCGCTCGTCGCCGGCGACTGCGGCAACGGGATCAGCGGGGCGGTCGACTTCGCCACCCACACGTACGTCAACCCCGACCTCACCGTCGCGCTGCACCGCGCGCCCCGTGGCGAGTGGGTCGCGATCGACGCCCGCACGACGGTCGGCCCCGGAGGGATCGGGCTGGCCCGCACGACGATCGCCGACCGGCAGGGGGTCGTGGGCGCCGGCAGTCAGAGCCTGCTCGTCCGCTCCCGTCACGGGCCGGCGCACGCCACCGCGTAG